The window taataattaatatttttttatcacctCGAAGAGTGCTCactaattaatgttttattaacaTTAGGATTTgagttttctttaaaaaatattcgttCTCTAAATCATCCGCTTCATTAATACCTTCTAtccattgtattttttgcaattttatatttgaagaaaatataatatgtaaacCAAGTGTATTTTTCTTCATCGTCGTAACAACCACATCTTATTGACAGAATGAAaccagttttttaaatgaaatgcgAGGGTAGATTAGTTTGATTGTATCACAATATTCgtgtatttcaaaaaaaaaatagtaataaagggtAATATCGATCCATAACCAAAATTTTGCTGTTGTTACAGACGGTGAGGGGTTCCCAACTTCCAACTTCTCCTTTGCTTTTTCGCATGTGACGAATGCGGCCATTtcaataattgtaaaaattctaCGTCATTAATATTCGcgaaaaaaactacaaatgaaatttaaaaaaaaatcgaatacaTGTACTCGTACTAGTTACGCAGAAAATTGTAAGCAATTAGgtatcaatttgcgttccgCGTTATACAGCGTGTCTTACCTAATACTTTCAAGCGTAATATctgttatttgtcaacggattgttatgaaatttagaatgcacatgTTTTAGGAGGTGGTTTTTCAATTAGgagcaaaaaattaccaagttaaaaaaaacgcttttttatttaaaattaaaccaaattaccattggatcattaaacccccAATAATAGAtagccacacaaaaaattaaagaaatcgCTTGGCTGATCCAAggaaaaaattagatttttttgttaaaattttgagccaaattttgaaacaattatGAAGCATTGCTAAGCAACATTTTGTGCATTactgaaaaaactgtcaaCAGTCAGCGCGCTGTTAGAAACACTTCTAATACAAAtgaatttggtgaaattatttaaaaaaacaacagtgGCAGAAATTTCGGTGTTGATGAAAAAGGAAACAATATTCGCTTATGGAAAGTGTCCTTGTTATTCAAATTAaactttcataaaatttaaacttcaaaaaatcgGGAATAATTTGAAGAAGGAAGCGTCCCTGAACTAAATCTAGTGAGGACgaaacacgtcactggaaacgaagaAATATCTGtggctgtaattcaagcttttgaagagaatccaacCAGAAATATATATTTCCCAACATCTGAAcgttcaagtgtctagaattttttagttgttattcagttttttagtcctttttgcAAGAATTAAAGCATACAGTACAAcaagtaaatcaaaaatattgtttactAACTTTGTAATGAGAAATGAGGAATGTCACTTGTGTGACATGTTTGTGCGAGTAGGACGAGTGACCAAAATTCAGTGATAGTTCATCTGTTTCATAGAGATCTttgcttttgcatctgtatccatatttttttcttttttcttgcAAAACAAACGTCTTTCAAGGATGGGGCATGTAAAAAtcacgtttttaagacttgagttgttgcattaattggattttaatctatACTTCtgaaatatttgcattttaaacaaaaaaatcagttgACACATATCTaagatatcaggctcgaaagtcttaggtGAAACACCCTCTATGTATTTAACggtttaagtataaattaattttccaattcTTAAACACCGGTCAACCGGAGTGTCGTTAAACGCTTTTGGGGCCTAAACGGTTGAAAGCCcagatgaatttttttaggaactctacaactttcttttcaaaattttttttctttctttaactcgcagcgttttgaaaaatatggggtaAGACtacgaaatttattaaaatacagtTTACggttcaatttttgtaatacgAGTACTTTAACCTCTTAGTACTGAAAATGTAAAGGTCTACCTATCTGTAATTTTCTGTTTGTCTGGAGCTCACAATTACAccacttcttttttatttgtacgtcgtttcactcgtttcgtatcctaatCTATAGTAATCCGTACTTACCATGATGCAAATCCCTACTGAGTAGCTTCAAAGTCGTGCTAAACATCTGCACATCATGGACATAATCAATCAACATCCCTTGCAACAAAACCTTAACATCCCCGAAACTCGCATTGGACACCAAATTCAAAAGCTGCGCCGGGAGCACATGCGGGGCCGCCGCGTGCAATAACTGCCTCAAAGACATGGTTCTAGTGCTCTTGTTGTGTTGCAACAACGCCAGCCAGAGTTTTTGGGCCCCGTCTGAATCCAAATGCTCGGCCCCACGTATACACAAATTAACAGCTTCGTCGACCATATCGTGTTGCAGTAACAGTTGCAAGGCGTCCGTCCACTCGCCCCCTTGCTCCAGGAGGAGGGCTGTGGCCGCATGCACTTCGTGTTTCTTCGTGATGGCTAGAGCTTTGTCGATTCGACACGAACTGAGCTGCACATAACTGCACACTTCTTGcggatttttcaaacataagAGCTCTAGATATTTCTCGGCGAGTTCCGAAGGTAGCTTGATGTCACTTGACACTACCCCCTTCAGAAACGCGTATTGTAAATCGGGGGCTGAATCAACAATCTCGCTTAATTGTACTATAAGTTCAGGGAAATGTTCGACAACCACTTCACTGGTTTTCTTGCTATCGGTCGCGACTAAATCACGGAAATTGACAACGAATTGTTCCTCAACGCTACGTTCTGCATCCGTTATGTAATTCAGAATGTAGTTGAAAACGTCCGATTTGCGCACAGGGTCTCTCAAATAACAAACAAGGATATTGGAATAGTCGTTCAATACTTCGTACAAGTGTTCAGCCACGCGGTAACACTTCGACTCAAGCGCTAAGTGAAGCAAATCCTTGTTTGACAAAAACTTCAATTTCCCGGCGTTAAGTAAATCCAACCAGGCTTGCTCCCGCTCACTATGATCCCGCAAACTTAACGGCTGATCAACAAAATCCGTTAACGACTTGATAACTGTATCCAACATCGCTTCATCAATGTTCAAATTGTTTGACGTCACCAACCGAACGATAAAACACGCTAAATTAATAATCTGACTTGCGGAAAATTCTGGCGGTATCACGATTTTTGTGAGTATTTGTACGAGTCTTTGTCGCTGCAAAAGCCCCATTTCGCCCGAAAATTCGGCTTCGGTGAACGCCAAGCCCACCACGTTCAAACACTCGCGAGTATTGTATTTGAGCAGCGCCCTCAGGTAGGGATAAGAGGGCTCATTCTCTGACCCTTTCATCGAGTGAACTGTCTCCAAACAGCGCAGGACTTCGTGTTTGGCCCTCGGGACGTCCTTCTCAGGGATATGCCCGCTAGGGTAGCCCAGGCCAGCTAGGCATGACGATACGTAAACTAAAATTGTGTTTCCCAGTCGGTGGTTGTCCGGAGTAAGTTCGGCCAGGAACTCGGTCAAAGGGCTCGCGTAATCCCCGATTGTTTTAGTCGTTATGTGAATCCACGCGTCGTAAAGCTTGCGTTTCTTGCAAATGCTTAACGCCTGGTGGAGGTCTAGACAAGTGATGTCGAGCGATAAGAGAACGTTTTCTAATACTTTGGcgtcttttttctctaaataatCCACTAAAGTTTGAGCCACTTGCGGGCTCATGCTTGTTAGTAAACCGTTGTTTATGTGATCGGTTAGAAGAGTATAGTACCAGTCTTGATTGCTTTGGTCACTTGACACGGCTTCCAGAAGTTCGTTGCAAAGGATATCACTTGAAAGAATTGTTTAGTCTGCGGTCCGCTAACTCATAACGCTATTTCCTGGATCAATGAAGGAagatttgcaataaaaatcgcTGCTGACGGCTTACCACGACcaactacagggtgtttcaagttttagtGCCAATGAAAGAAGaaatgcaagaaattgtccaagagaaaaaacttatatcgCAAACAATTAGAGTTTCTAACTGGCTTCAATTTGTTGCGCTAACCCAAATTTTCTTAGTATGAGCGTGAAATGCAAGAAACAACATTACATTTTTGAGAATCAATCAAAGACACGAGCTTTGTTTTCTCAAAggtgactaaaataaaaaatttgtcttatcggttttatttattttttattttttttatttgtgcaaAACGCCTTGAGTTTTTTAGTACTTCAGTGTCGGAATTCATACTTAAAAAATAGGAGgaattttattataagaaaacgattgcaataatttgaaaacaaaaaaaaattagtgtagttttttgcatttcacAGCCATACCATGAAAATTTGGGATAacattaaagcatcaaattgaggcgtgttggaaattttatcgtttaaaatataatttttttctttgggcAACCggaagtattttttttcatttattttagttcATTGGAACTAAAACTTAGCgtacccggcgcctccaccatattTCACAGAGTGATATTAAGAACACATGTGTGggttttatataaaaaaaaatggttatttaatataaaaaattatattttgaaaaaacgtttCGATTACGATGTCCTTTCATAAGtgtaacgatttttttgtcttttgtcGAGCGTGGTAGTTTTAACAGTGTGTGATATAACATGTGTTCTTTGGGGAAATTAGCCGCCCCACGGATGTAAGTATCATTTTACAATCTCTTCTTACTCTAATCAATTATAAGTAAACgacttttttacaaataactCCTTAATCTCACCCTGTGACAATATTTTGACTCGTATGTGCGGTAAAAGCATTATCTaatttacaattaataaatCTTGCTTACTGGAACTGTCGGCAGTGAAAGATGTCTAACAGAACAAAGTCAAATATTCTGAAGGTATATTTGTTTCCTAATGGCAAGAATATATGGCGCTcctctaaaataaataagtgctttaacggTATCTAAACAATCCAAATCGAATATAAACAGTACAAAATTTTCTGTTATAATCTGTCTGCCTCTAAACCGAAATTAATGTCACTCGGTGATAATAAACCCAGCTTATAGCAAAGACTCGGATCTAACGCACAAAATTAAACTCTCGTTTTTAACGTCTAGTATTTAGACACAAAAGCGGTTGTTCATACGTGCAGTGTTATTACGTTCTAGAAAACAATAGTAAACCATTTCCGATATTGCAGCAAGACAAGCACATGGAGCCATAAAgtattcagaaatttttaaatttgatctcaaaataatagttatttatccACAGCCAGTCTATGCTACTAGGAGCAATATTATGTCTAATGATACAGTTGgatgcaataaaaatggaaaatgtcatagcatgaaaatgtcagatttttatatttttctcaacattttttttaaaggttaAGTTAGAACTGGCACCTTTACTGACTCACCTCAAAAAACATATATCAAAGAGTGTCTTTTCGTTCTCTGACATGCAAAGTTTCATAATAATCGGATAAAGCtgtagttttaatattttttgaggtggATCAGTAAAATACTATTGTTATTTGTAGAGGGGTACGTattcgttgttaaaattatattttttaattatctgaGATCTGTACCAAAGAAGTTTAACAACAGAGACaaaaagaagaaaagggacaggccaaaaaaaaagaaattatttcgtGGAATTATCATcggaagaaaacaaaaaaacaaaggtAGAAGAAGTAAGTAATCAAGTAATAATTGAGGAATTAAAAAACAGGTCTCTGTAGatagaagaaaacaaaaagacaaaAAGAAATGAATTGATAGGATTTAAACAGGATGACTTTAAGAATGCTGTTGGAGATGAGAACAAAGTGGAGAAGAGACACTGattaacaattattacaaaaataatagacCAAATATTATGAAGAGGGAGATTTCCAAAGGAAAGCAGAAATAAgctaaatacataaaaaagcTAAAAGGAAAGACATGAAGAACTAAAGAAGAGTGAATTTGTTGGAATACGAccaaaaacaatgcaattgATAAAAGAACTTAAAGGAAGAGCTGGAGTTTTACTGGATGAACTAGCGGTATTTTAAGTGATGAATGCGAATGATAGTAAAATCACTTCAAAATAAATATCCTaactaaaatgtaaattattaaaaaaattcattttgacAACCTTTTGTTTTCTTACTTAACTAGTAGCCGAAAGAACAGATTTCAGTGTGTGTGgtattaaaacatattttttcacttcattgaattaaaaattttaattttaaaaattcatgttGAGATAGAAATACAAATACAATAATATGTTAAAATCTTCAACTGGGAACACTTCAGAATGTAAGAAGCATTTTTGAATTGATCTAGTTTACCTTAAACAAACTATTAGAAGAAACTACAGCCATCGGCAGATGATACTTTTACCGTACAAGCGAAGGCAATCTGCCTAACACCctaaaatttcgaaatgacaCAAATATAAATGACACAACTATGTAAtcgattaatttttgtgattaaAGTTAAGACTGTAGTGTTCAATtctaatattataatattcaATTTATGCAACTGTTTCATTAAATGTTTAGAAGAATGTTAACACCATTCACCAGAGGCGCCAAGGTCTTGAAAAGCGAATAGTTAGCGAGCTTACTTCAATGTGGCGccatctatttttttctaaaattcttCTCTTGTAACTTAGGAACCAATTTAATTAGTggctttttgtttaaaaaatttaaacaatgaCAGCACATAACTGAATTGTTGTCCtcttggaaataaaaaaagacatgGAATGCGACTTAATTGAAGAAAAACCTCCTTCACTGATCAAGGAAACTGATACATTCATGCAAACTTACGTTTTATTCAACTTGACGCAACAATTTACCGCCGCCGTTAAGCTGTCCTTATCCACCGTGTTTTGGTTGAGATTTtccaaatacttttttagaagactTGAGGTGAAAATTTCCCGATTCATTCCCTCTTCAGCGGCCAAATTGAGCGCCTCAGCCCACCTCCCCTGCTCACTGAGATACAAAAGTCGTTCCGGCCACGtccttaatttaattaaatgcacagCTTTTGTACCCAAAACTAGTAATTGATCCCCTCGACTAGATAAACTGTTGTAACAGGCCCTCTCCCCTGCCAGTGCAAACGCCTCACTGACGCCCCCTCCCACAGCCAGGGCTTTAAAATGCGCCGAACTATACACCAGTCCAGCACTGGCCAACTCCAAAACTTCCAACTCGCGCTGCGTCCGCACCTCCACCAGCCTCAAATTCTCACTGGTGTCAAGTAACGCCAAGTGGCGCGTCCCCAACCAATGCATGGCAGTCAGAGTATAGTTCAGCTGAACGTTGCGCAAGGGGAGAAGCCTCAGTCGATTGTTATTCGTACTATGGAATACAACTCGGGTGTAGTTCAGTTCGTTGCAGCGCCCCCATGCGAGCACGGGCTGAAACGTTCGTCCCACCGACACCAACTGCCACGAAATCAACGGCAGAGAGGTTGAAACTCTCGGTAGCGGCTGACTGAACAGGACTTTCAGCCGGGGCCGAATTGATATCACTATGACCTGGAATCATACTTGTACATTTCTGAGGACAGTTTTGGTTTGTACCTTGGATAAT of the Tribolium castaneum strain GA2 chromosome 1, icTriCast1.1, whole genome shotgun sequence genome contains:
- the Vps8 gene encoding vacuolar protein sorting-associated protein 8 homolog isoform X2, which codes for MGSESEEVLVEDSDDSLLDIRELNDLEFDIPSVAAPSLESVLWDMESEEGSDSASLHSFQSLTSKFRSMLCHRILQGVSTQVASAGERVGAGLPTVITNSLKYVAIGTSHGYVLNFDSEQNLCWCCYDTNSSDQGAVSALAFNLDSTRLLIGYERGFISMVDATSGDIIRKLPDAHAPQTAVLHLRFTFLNNLALCGDSSGCVFSLSFNRRLGVRSWDSKCLFSGARGEVCVFEPLVQGHDIHFLSHHILVAMATLSKVIVISIRPRLKVLFSQPLPRVSTSLPLISWQLVSVGRTFQPVLAWGRCNELNYTRVVFHSTNNNRLRLLPLRNVQLNYTLTAMHWLGTRHLALLDTSENLRLVEVRTQRELEVLELASAGLVYSSAHFKALAVGGGVSEAFALAGERACYNSLSSRGDQLLVLGTKAVHLIKLRTWPERLLYLSEQGRWAEALNLAAEEGMNREIFTSSLLKKYLENLNQNTVDKDSLTAAVNCCVKLNKTDILCNELLEAVSSDQSNQDWYYTLLTDHINNGLLTSMSPQVAQTLVDYLEKKDAKVLENVLLSLDITCLDLHQALSICKKRKLYDAWIHITTKTIGDYASPLTEFLAELTPDNHRLGNTILVYVSSCLAGLGYPSGHIPEKDVPRAKHEVLRCLETVHSMKGSENEPSYPYLRALLKYNTRECLNVVGLAFTEAEFSGEMGLLQRQRLVQILTKIVIPPEFSASQIINLACFIVRLVTSNNLNIDEAMLDTVIKSLTDFVDQPLSLRDHSEREQAWLDLLNAGKLKFLSNKDLLHLALESKCYRVAEHLYEVLNDYSNILVCYLRDPVRKSDVFNYILNYITDAERSVEEQFVVNFRDLVATDSKKTSEVVVEHFPELIVQLSEIVDSAPDLQYAFLKGVVSSDIKLPSELAEKYLELLCLKNPQEVCSYVQLSSCRIDKALAITKKHEVHAATALLLEQGGEWTDALQLLLQHDMVDEAVNLCIRGAEHLDSDGAQKLWLALLQHNKSTRTMSLRQLLHAAAPHVLPAQLLNLVSNASFGDVKVLLQGMLIDYVHDVQMFSTTLKLLSRDLHHASIAESESVL
- the Vps8 gene encoding vacuolar protein sorting-associated protein 8 homolog isoform X1, whose translation is MGSESEEVLVEDSDDSLLDIRELNDLEFDIPSVAAPSLESVLWDMESEEGSDSASLHSFQSLTSKFRSMLCHRILQGVSTQVASAGERVGAGLPTVITNSLKYVAIGTSHGYVLNFDSEQNLCWCCYDTNSSDQGAVSALAFNLDSTRLLIGYERGFISMVDATSGDIIRKLPDAHAPQTAVLHLRFTFLNNLALCGDSSGCVFSLSFNRRLGVRSWDSKCLFSGARGEVCVFEPLVQGHDIHFLSHHILVAMATLSKVIVISIRPRLKVLFSQPLPRVSTSLPLISWQLVSVGRTFQPVLAWGRCNELNYTRVVFHSTNNNRLRLLPLRNVQLNYTLTAMHWLGTRHLALLDTSENLRLVEVRTQRELEVLELASAGLVYSSAHFKALAVGGGVSEAFALAGERACYNSLSSRGDQLLVLGTKAVHLIKLRTWPERLLYLSEQGRWAEALNLAAEEGMNREIFTSSLLKKYLENLNQNTVDKDSLTAAVNCCVKLNKTDILCNELLEAVSSDQSNQDWYYTLLTDHINNGLLTSMSPQVAQTLVDYLEKKDAKVLENVLLSLDITCLDLHQALSICKKRKLYDAWIHITTKTIGDYASPLTEFLAELTPDNHRLGNTILVYVSSCLAGLGYPSGHIPEKDVPRAKHEVLRCLETVHSMKGSENEPSYPYLRALLKYNTRECLNVVGLAFTEAEFSGEMGLLQRQRLVQILTKIVIPPEFSASQIINLACFIVRLVTSNNLNIDEAMLDTVIKSLTDFVDQPLSLRDHSEREQAWLDLLNAGKLKFLSNKDLLHLALESKCYRVAEHLYEVLNDYSNILVCYLRDPVRKSDVFNYILNYITDAERSVEEQFVVNFRDLVATDSKKTSEVVVEHFPELIVQLSEIVDSAPDLQYAFLKGVVSSDIKLPSELAEKYLELLCLKNPQEVCSYVQLSSCRIDKALAITKKHEVHAATALLLEQGGEWTDALQLLLQHDMVDEAVNLCIRGAEHLDSDGAQKLWLALLQHNKSTRTMSLRQLLHAAAPHVLPAQLLNLVSNASFGDVKVLLQGMLIDYVHDVQMFSTTLKLLSRDLHHELAKSLCSNSRGISVTNVGCKLCQKPLVFRQELGGEQSIAVWGCGHCFHVTCLKVIENDTACPQCRMQASQVPATQPVKKYTVETKTHARPDLEGHF